One window of the Zea mays cultivar B73 chromosome 3, Zm-B73-REFERENCE-NAM-5.0, whole genome shotgun sequence genome contains the following:
- the LOC100383260 gene encoding Pentatricopeptide repeat-containing protein At1g66345, mitochondrial-like has translation MSHGHVDAVLLSLARHPHASPEPVARNALAFFHWSTAAAASSSSPPPPPSSHSLRSYCLLVHLLSRAALFRDASVLLESAISKHQSSLFSASCFLDAFFAAYEDSGTAATTRGLHLLVHAYARLRLPGEALEACRYLARRGVLPSLSAFNAALHAAQRAGSFDVAWDVFELMTQKRMYANQSTIELVIGVLSREGKLAKTVALVERIHGKKCAPGIVAHVALTLRMIEENRVEQVILLLKRMLQRNILLDDIAYSLIVHAYCHIGDAKSALEQCDDMVCRGRRLNAFVYTCLIRAHCCEGSMDKAARCLQEMLSMGTKPYDETYNHLIAGCFRQGMIKEGLAYFDNMHEEGFVLDIGSCNKMLEGLCSSGEVRKANNLLTAMMDKGLLPDKDTYLSLINGYGKVGDAQCIVNIYHEMEHRRLDPGVEVFTALIKGLCRCGNLKEAEKLFAAMKKKTLASTSDLYDMLISGYCEKRNAKRALWLYDKMMTENEKLVPSPETFMMLVRRVIKVKNTYSPDS, from the coding sequence ATGTCCCACGGCCACGTAGATGCTGTTCTCCTCTCCCTCGCTAGGCACCCCCACGCCTCCCCCGAGCCCGTCGCCAGGAACGCCCTCGCCTTCTTCCATTGGTCCACTGCCGCAGCCGCTTCGTCCTcttccccgccgccgccgccgtcctcgcACTCGCTACGGTCCTACTGCCTCCTCGTCCACCTCCTCTCCCGCGCCGCGCTCTTCCGCGATGCCTCCGTCCTCCTCGAATCAGCCATTTCCAAGCACCAATCGTCTTTGTTCTCCGCTTCGTGcttcctcgacgccttcttcgctGCCTACGAGGACAGCGGCACGGCCGCCACGACCCGCGGCCTACACCTCCTGGTTCACGCCTACGCGCGGCTGCGCCTCCCGGGGGAGGCCCTCGAGGCCTGCCGCTACCTCGCGCGGCGTGGCGTGCTGCCCTCCCTTTCTGCTTTCAACGCCGCGCTGCACGCGGCGCAGCGCGCTGGGTCGTTCGATGTCGCATGGGATGTGTTCGAGCTTATGACGCAGAAGCGGATGTATGCCAACCAGAGCACAATCGAGCTTGTCATCGGCGTCCTGAGCCGGGAAGGCAAGCTCGCCAAGACCGTGGCCCTCGTGGAGAGGATCCACGGTAAGAAGTGTGCGCCTGGCATTGTGGCGCACGTGGCACTCACGTTGAGGATGATCGAGGAAAACAGGGTGGAACAGGTGATATTGCTGCTGAAGAGGATGCTGCAGAGGAACATTCTCCTCGACGACATTGCTTACTCACTGATCGTGCATGCCTACTGCCACATTGGTGATGCCAAGTCGGCACTCGAGCAATGTGATGACatggtttgtcgtggtcgtcgcctGAACGCATTCGTGTACACTTGCCTCATCAGAGCGCATTGCTGTGAAGGCAGTATGGACAAGGCTGCCCGGTGTCTCCAAGAAATGTTATCCATGGGAACAAAGCCGTATGATGAGACGTACAACCATCTCATTGCTGGTTGTTTCAGACAAGGGATGATAAAGGAAGGCTTGGCCTATTTTGACAACATGCACGAGGAAGGTTTTGTGCTGGACATTGGCAGCTGCAATAAGATGCTAGAGGGACTCTGCAGTTCAGGAGAGGTTCGCAAGGCGAACAACCTGCTGACGGCAATGATGGACAAAGGACTTCTTCCTGATAAGGATACATACTTGAGCCTTATTAATGGATATGGTAAGGTTGGTGATGCCCAATGTATTGTCAACATCTACCATGAGATGGAACACAGAAGGCTTGATCCCGGTGTTGAGGTTTTTACTGCCTTGATCAAGGGTCTTTGCCGGTGTGGGAATCTGAAGGAAGCTGAGAAACTCTTTGCGGCGATGAAGAAGAAAACGTTGGCTTCGACTAGTGACTTGTATGATATGCTTATCAGCGGTTACTGTGAGAAGCGCAATGCTAAGAGGGCACTTTGGTTGTATGATAAGATGATGACAGAGAACGAGAAGCTTGTTCCTTCCCCTGAAACTTTCATGATGCTCGTAAGGAGAGTCATCAAAGTCAAGAATACATATTCCCCTGATAGCTGA